GTTTCCGATGATATCAACGGTATTGTGCTTGATGCCGTCCCGTTCATACGATCCGTAGCGGATTCGGCCCTCGATATAAGCCTGACTGCCCTTGGAAAGGTACTGTCCGGCAGTTTCGGCTTGCTTGCCAAAGAGGGTAATTCGGTGCCACTCGGTTATCTCCTCCCATTCGTTGTCACCTTTGCGACGACTATCGGAGGTCGCGAGCGAAAACTTTGCAACTGCCATGCCGCTGGGAAGATAACTGATCTCCGGGTCGCGACCCAGGTTGCCGATCAATATGACTTTGTTGACGCCACGGGACATTGGATTTCCTATCGATTTGGGGAAAACTTGGTGAACCGCTTTCGACGCGACCAAAAGAGCCAGACCACGCCTACAGCAGAAAGCGCGCCGAGAAGATTGGCTACGATGTCAGACCAACTTGCCGATCGACCGGGGGTGTAGGCTTGAGTCCACTCGTTCAGTCCACCCACCAGAGTTGCCGCCAGTATGACGACTGTTGTCCCGAGCCAGGGACGACGTGAAAGCAGCGACCACGCTTTGAATGTCAATAGCATTAGGATGGCAAGGATGCCATATTCCACGTAATGAAGCAGGAGATCAGTTCGATTGCCGAAGATGTGCCACAACTTCCACCGCATCAGGCGAAAAGTGCCCGGGGCGCGGGAAAGGAGAAAGGTCATTCCGGTATAGGTGATAGTCATGAAGGTCCAGAGGAGCCGCGCGCGTAGTTGTCTCAACCGGCTCCCTCGAGGAAGACTTCGCCAAGGCTATCGATCAGATCGGATGCTATTAAGGCGCGCTCACTGCGTCTACGGACTGCCAAATCACCTGCCCGGCCATGTATTGCTGCGCCCGCCCACGCCGAGACAAAGGGATCAAGCCCCTCTGCCAGTAGGGCGCCTATGACCCCGGTCAAGACGTCGCCGCTGCCCCCGGTCGCCATTCCGGGATTACCGGTTCCATTGATCACGAGGTGACCGTCCGGTGAGGCAGTTATGCTCGGTGCCCCTTTGAGGTGAACCACGACATTCCACTTACGGGCAAACTCGGACGCTGTCTCAAGTGTTTTGCGCAGTGTCTTCTCTAAGGATTCGCCAGTCAGTCGCGCCATTTCACCGGGATGCGGTGTAATCACCGTGGATGCCGGCAAGTCTTTCAAGTGAGACCATTCAATCGCCAGTAGGTTCAAGGCATCGGCGTCGAGCACCAGTGGCTTTGAACAGCGCTTAATAAGATCGTAGAGTAATCTACCGGTTCCGGGATCACGGCTTAATCCAGGACCTATGGCAACGGCATCGGACTCGTCGATAAGTTCGAGAATCCGATCGATACCTTCTGGTGCGAGTGCACCCGAGGATGTCTCCGGGAGGTTCACAGTGATGGCTTCGTTCCACCGCTGCGTAACGAAGTGCCCCACAGAATGAGGAATTCCCACCCGGACCAAGCCGGCACCGCTGCGCAAGGCACCTCCGACGGCAAGTGCCGAAGCACCAGGGTAGTCTCGCGAACCGGCAAGTATGAGCAGCACCCCGACACTTCCCTTGTGAGCGTTGCGAGAACGCTGCGGAAGAACAGCAAGAGCATCGGTCGCGTCAGCCAATCCGGTTTTCGAACCTGCAGAAACCGCGGCAGATGCCGGTATGCCGATGTCCGATATGGTCACCGAACCGGCATGTTCACGGCCGGGCGAAAGGAGAAGACCGGGTTTCAAGAAGCCGAAGGTGACCGTCTCCGTCGAACGTACTGCGGCCTGCCCTACTGCTCCACTGGCACCATCGACACCGGTTGGAATGTCAACGGCCAAAATCGGTGCGCGACTCAAGTTGATAGCATCGACTGCGAGCCGGTAGTCATCTCTCAGTTCAGCAGATGCTCCGGTCCCAAGCAAGGCATCGATGACCAGGTCAAATTGATCTGTTAGGTCGAGTCGGCCTTTTACCTCTCGCAAGTCCCCCCCACCCCTTTGAAAGATCCCCGCCTGGCAGGCAGAATCCGGTGAGAGCGATTCAAGGTCTCCGATCAAGAAGGCAATGACATCGGCGCCCTTACCGCGCAGTATTCTTCCTACTGCGAAACCATCTCCACCGTTGTTTCCACGACCACATACAATGGCAATGCGATGTCCTTCAACTCTGCCACCGAGCATTCCAGCCGCTCTCTCAATCACTGCACGAGCGGCACACTCCATTAGTGAGAGCGAAGGAATTTCGAAGTCTTCGATGGCGATTCTATCGCATTCACGCATCTGGTCGGGAAAAACGACTGGCTTCAATGGAGTGTCTCAAGACGGACAATGTCGTGCATATGAATCAGACCAACCAATTCCTGATTGCCATTCAGCACCGGGAGCGACGTAATTGCATGCTGCTCCATAACTCTGAGTGCACTTGCTGCGATAGAATCGGGGGTAACATACTTGGGACTACGGGTCATGGCTTCCGATGCCGGCAGCGAGAGTGGATTGTCGCTGCGCTCAAGAAGCCGTCTCAGATCGCCGTCGGTGATAATGCCGGATAGACGCCCAGCGGCATCGACAACACAGGTAACCCCAAGCATCTTGGAAGTCATTTCGGTCAGGGCTACACGGACCTCGTCAGTCTCGGAAACAAGGGGCAACCGGTCGCCGGTATGCATCAGTTCACCGACTGAGACGAGCAACTTGCGCCCTAACAAACCGCCGGGATGTAGATTGGCAAAGTCTTCTTCTCTGATACCACGTTTAACTAAGAGCGCTACTGCGAGGGCATCCCCTACCGCGACCGTAACGACGTGAGAGGCTGTTGGAATCAAGCCAAACGGCCATTCCTTGTGCGGAACCGAGATGTCGATGTGAATGTCGGCATGGACGGCAAGAGTCGAAGCGGGTTGACCAGTCAGGGCAATGACCGGAACATCGAGCAACTTCAAATGAGGAAGCACCCCGATCACCTCACGGGTCTCGCCGGAATAAGAAATGGCAATGACGCAATCCCCGCCGGCAACGACCCCCATATCGCCATGAACGGCTTCAGCGGAGTGTAAGAAGAGTGCCGGCGCACCGGTTGAGGCAAGCGTGGCAGCAATCTTCTGCGCAGCAATGCCGGACTTTCCAAGACCGGTAACGATGATCTTGCCACGACAGTCAAGAAGGAACTTAACGGCGCGATCGAACTCTAAATCGAGACGAGTTACGACTGTCTCAAGGGCTTCGATTTCGGCAGCAAACAGCCGTCGGGCCAGCTCGATGGAACCACCAGGCTTTGATGTATTCGTGGGCACTCGCATAGATTGAGATTAACAATTTAGTGCTCAACCCCGATGCTGTCAAGGCACAATCGCAATTCTGGAGCGCTGGGATAGACCGCCCGGTATAACAGCAAACGGATCCCGGACGGGGAGGACATCCTCGCAATTCATAACGCGCAGATAGCGCGCTTCGAGTTCGATGAGGGAGGCCGCACGATCATAGGCTCCGGTTGAGAGAACAACCTGCCCACCCGCCATTGAGCCATGTCCTCCGGCAGTGCCCCAACCCTCGACGATGCGGGCGGCTCTTTCACCACAGCGAGCTCCTATCAACCTCGAGCGTAAAGAAAAGAGCAATCGCCCCTTATAGGTTCCACAGCAAAGTGCCCAGTTCACTTCGTCGAGGCGCAGCAGCCAGTCGG
The Calditrichota bacterium genome window above contains:
- the ssb gene encoding single-stranded DNA-binding protein; translated protein: MSRGVNKVILIGNLGRDPEISYLPSGMAVAKFSLATSDSRRKGDNEWEEITEWHRITLFGKQAETAGQYLSKGSQAYIEGRIRYGSYERDGIKHNTVDIIGN
- a CDS encoding KpsF/GutQ family sugar-phosphate isomerase, translating into MRVPTNTSKPGGSIELARRLFAAEIEALETVVTRLDLEFDRAVKFLLDCRGKIIVTGLGKSGIAAQKIAATLASTGAPALFLHSAEAVHGDMGVVAGGDCVIAISYSGETREVIGVLPHLKLLDVPVIALTGQPASTLAVHADIHIDISVPHKEWPFGLIPTASHVVTVAVGDALAVALLVKRGIREEDFANLHPGGLLGRKLLVSVGELMHTGDRLPLVSETDEVRVALTEMTSKMLGVTCVVDAAGRLSGIITDGDLRRLLERSDNPLSLPASEAMTRSPKYVTPDSIAASALRVMEQHAITSLPVLNGNQELVGLIHMHDIVRLETLH
- a CDS encoding NAD(P)H-hydrate dehydratase, which translates into the protein MKPVVFPDQMRECDRIAIEDFEIPSLSLMECAARAVIERAAGMLGGRVEGHRIAIVCGRGNNGGDGFAVGRILRGKGADVIAFLIGDLESLSPDSACQAGIFQRGGGDLREVKGRLDLTDQFDLVIDALLGTGASAELRDDYRLAVDAINLSRAPILAVDIPTGVDGASGAVGQAAVRSTETVTFGFLKPGLLLSPGREHAGSVTISDIGIPASAAVSAGSKTGLADATDALAVLPQRSRNAHKGSVGVLLILAGSRDYPGASALAVGGALRSGAGLVRVGIPHSVGHFVTQRWNEAITVNLPETSSGALAPEGIDRILELIDESDAVAIGPGLSRDPGTGRLLYDLIKRCSKPLVLDADALNLLAIEWSHLKDLPASTVITPHPGEMARLTGESLEKTLRKTLETASEFARKWNVVVHLKGAPSITASPDGHLVINGTGNPGMATGGSGDVLTGVIGALLAEGLDPFVSAWAGAAIHGRAGDLAVRRRSERALIASDLIDSLGEVFLEGAG